CCGTCATCAGAGAATGGATCATCCTGTTGATTGCTGCGCGAATAATTGTTATTATTGCTGCGGCCTGCGTTACCGCCTCCAATAGGATTATCCTCCCGCTGTCCGCCGCCAGATCCACCTTCACGGCTCGATTCCAAGAAACGGACATTATCAGCAATGACTTCGGTGACGTAGACACGTTTACCTTCGTTATTTTCATAATTCCGCACTTGAATGCGTCCTTCAACGGCAACCAGACGACCTTTACGCAAGTAATTCGCGCATGTCTCGGCAAGCTGTCTCCAGGTTACAACTGGAATGAAGTCCGCTTCTCGTTCGCCACCTTGCGATGTGAACGGTCTATCAACAGCTACAGTGAACTGAGTAACAGCCACTCCGGATGGTGTATATCTTAGCTCCGGATCCTTGGTAAGACGTCCGATCAGAATAACACGGTTCAACAATCAAATCCCCTCCTTACGGGCAAATGTTTACTAAACTTAGTACATATTAGGCTACGTCTTTTGTAATGAGATAACGGATAACCTCGTCGGA
The window above is part of the Paenibacillus lutimineralis genome. Proteins encoded here:
- the ssb gene encoding single-stranded DNA-binding protein, with product MLNRVILIGRLTKDPELRYTPSGVAVTQFTVAVDRPFTSQGGEREADFIPVVTWRQLAETCANYLRKGRLVAVEGRIQVRNYENNEGKRVYVTEVIADNVRFLESSREGGSGGGQREDNPIGGGNAGRSNNNNYSRSNQQDDPFSDDGKPIDISDDDLPF